AGCTCAATCTTAATTTTAGGGTTTTCTTTGAGCATGGTTACCAGATTATCCAACTCTAGTGCCGCCTCTGGTTTAATCTCTGCTGAATTTAAATCGTAGTAGATGTTATCTAACTTAATGCTTTTACCAATTTCAATTTTACCCAGAAAATACTTCTCATTAATTTCTTCTCCTTTTGGTGGTAGTTTTGTCTCAAGCTTTTCGTGTGTGGTAAAATAATAGTCTGCTAAAATCTTAATATCATACTTTTGATCTATAGGGAGAATTACAGAAAATGCCCCATTAGCATCTGTAATAACCAATTCTCCTTTACTAGATAATAAATTTTGGATAATAACATTTGCATCGGCAATTGGCTTTTCTGTCTTTTTATCGAGTACTACTCCATTCACCCTAAGTTTACGAGGAACCATTTTTACAATCATTTCTGTAGGCTCAATAGATTTCACTCGATATGTGGTGTTTGTTGTATCTTGAGAATAGCCATATAAACTACAAGCAATATTGTAATCGGTATAAATCTCTGCGGCAAATTGGTAACTACCTTTATCATCACTTTGAGCCTGATAGTTTTTAGCTTCACCCGTAATCTCTATTTGTGCACCGGGTAAAAATATTTCATTTTCAACATCAAATACCTTTACAATAACTTTTGCAGTATTGGGCTTATCAAATTCAAATGAGTAAATATCATCTTTAGATGTTTCCATCTTTCTATTCGACGAAAAGAAACCCGTTCTGCCATTGTCTTTGGTTATTACCCCAAAATCATCAAACAAACTGTTTATAGGATAACCCATATTCACAATTTCACCTTCTGGTTTTCCTTCCTTATTTAATTGAATGTAAAAGTTATCTAAACCACCAATTGCAGGGTGACCGTTTGAAGCAAAGTATAAAACATTATTCTTAGAGATAAATGGAAACATCTCGTCTTCAATCGTATTTATTTTATTTCCTAAATTTTGCGGGGTAGTCCAAACACCATCTATCAATTGGCTAAAGTAAATATCGGTACCACCCAAACCACCTGGCATATCAGAAACAAAATAGAGTGTTTTTTCATCAGGAGAAATTGCTGGATGGCCATAGGAGTCTTCTGGATGCATAAAAGATAGTGGTTTAGGTTTCGACCACTCGTCTTCTCCTTCTAGCTCAGAACTAAATAGTTGTAGTTTTAATGTATTGTCTTTCGATCTTCTAATTCGCCCACCTTTAATATTATTTCGGGTAAAAATCATTTTAGTATCATCTTCAAAGAAAACAACTGGCCCTTCGTGAAATAAGGAATTTACTCTTTTAGAAAAAGGCTCTTTGTAGGTGTTTTCTCCATCCAAATATTTTAAATAATATAAATCGAGAAATTTAGAATTATCCCAACTGTAAATTCCTTTTTTATTCACCTTAGTTCGCTCTCCTACCCACAAAATACCTTCTTTATAATACGACGGACTAAACTCTATTCCTTCAGTATTTAGAGCAAGACTATGGATCGTATAAAAAGCAGAATCTTTAAAAAAGAGACTTCTTTCTTCTACACTTTTAATACGCTCAGTGGCATGTGCTTTTGTCTCTTCTACTTTTTGCAAATCGGAATAAACATCTCTAGCAACTTCAAATCGCTCAGTTGAAATTAAAGCTTGTGCATAATTAAGCTTATTATATTTATCAAAAAGATGCTGGCTTTCCCTTATATCACCATACCATTTTACAGCTTTTTCTGGCTCATTCAATTTCATATAACATTCTGCTACTTTTAGTTTTAACAGATTGTGATCTCTGTTTTCATCGAGCAAAACTTTATAGATATCTAAGGCCTCAACATACCCGAAGCTTTTTGCCAACTCATCTGCTTTGGCAATTTGTTTCTTCAGTTTTCTTGAGTTTTTTTTCTGACTAAACACATTGTTATTTGCAATCAGAAGTACTAAAAAGAATAGAGCAATAATCTTCATAAATGATTGATAGTATGTATTTTACAAATTAGAATATTTAACAGATAGTTGAATATTGATTGTTATTTAGAAGTTTTACTCAGTGATCTAAAAATACCTTGGTGTTACAATTCGATCTTTAGAAAAAGAAAAGCGATAGTTTATCAGTAATTCATGCGAACCAGAGCTGGTATCTCTTAATGAAGGATCGATTAAAAAATCGTAAGCATAACCAATTTTGAGTTTGCTACTAAGCTGAAACTCTACAATGGCATCTACTGACTCAAAAGACCTGTAAGAAGCCCCTAACCAAAGAATATCGCTAATTAAGAAATTGGTATTAATATCAAACTCTACTTGAGAATCTTCTACATACCTAATTAAAGTGCTAGGTTTAAACTTGAGGTTATAACCTAAGTTGAAAATTAATCCAGTGGTAAAGAAGTAATGTTTTACCTGCTTCACCATAGGTTCACCTTCTATATCGTTGATTGTTGTAGTTAATAAATTGGGAACTGATAAACCTGCAAACCAATGGTTTGTATAGTAGTACATACCCGCACCAAAATTTGGTTTCATCAGAGAGATATCACTGCCTTGTAAGTGAGGATCGAAACCGGGGCCAGAATTACCATAGTTGTTTAATTTACTATAACCAGCTTTAAAATGATCTACTCCACCTTGAATACCAAGTGAAAAAATGCCATTTGCACCTACATGGATTCGATAAGCATATGTAAAGTAAGCTCCATATTGCGTACTTACTCCTATTTGATCGCGAAGGGCTGTAAAACCCAATGCGATGTTTTTATTTCTAATAGGAGAATGAACAGAAAAAGTTTGTGTGTTCGGTGCTCCTTCAAGACCCACCCATTGCTTTCTTGCTAAGGTTGTAAAACTCAATGCTTCGTGGCTACCTGTATATGCAGGATTTATTACTAAGCCATTAAACATATATTGCGTGTAAATGGGCTG
This window of the Chondrinema litorale genome carries:
- a CDS encoding OmpA family protein, with the protein product MKIIALFFLVLLIANNNVFSQKKNSRKLKKQIAKADELAKSFGYVEALDIYKVLLDENRDHNLLKLKVAECYMKLNEPEKAVKWYGDIRESQHLFDKYNKLNYAQALISTERFEVARDVYSDLQKVEETKAHATERIKSVEERSLFFKDSAFYTIHSLALNTEGIEFSPSYYKEGILWVGERTKVNKKGIYSWDNSKFLDLYYLKYLDGENTYKEPFSKRVNSLFHEGPVVFFEDDTKMIFTRNNIKGGRIRRSKDNTLKLQLFSSELEGEDEWSKPKPLSFMHPEDSYGHPAISPDEKTLYFVSDMPGGLGGTDIYFSQLIDGVWTTPQNLGNKINTIEDEMFPFISKNNVLYFASNGHPAIGGLDNFYIQLNKEGKPEGEIVNMGYPINSLFDDFGVITKDNGRTGFFSSNRKMETSKDDIYSFEFDKPNTAKVIVKVFDVENEIFLPGAQIEITGEAKNYQAQSDDKGSYQFAAEIYTDYNIACSLYGYSQDTTNTTYRVKSIEPTEMIVKMVPRKLRVNGVVLDKKTEKPIADANVIIQNLLSSKGELVITDANGAFSVILPIDQKYDIKILADYYFTTHEKLETKLPPKGEEINEKYFLGKIEIGKSIKLDNIYYDLNSAEIKPEAALELDNLVTMLKENPKIKIELSSHTDSRAGDDYNLQLSQARAQSATDYIISQGIESNRIIARGYGEYQLLNHCKNGVDCDEKDHLKNRRTEFKILEINVE
- a CDS encoding PorP/SprF family type IX secretion system membrane protein, with protein sequence MKNIVYLLILIGLYFTQSTVKAQQQPIYTQYMFNGLVINPAYTGSHEALSFTTLARKQWVGLEGAPNTQTFSVHSPIRNKNIALGFTALRDQIGVSTQYGAYFTYAYRIHVGANGIFSLGIQGGVDHFKAGYSKLNNYGNSGPGFDPHLQGSDISLMKPNFGAGMYYYTNHWFAGLSVPNLLTTTINDIEGEPMVKQVKHYFFTTGLIFNLGYNLKFKPSTLIRYVEDSQVEFDINTNFLISDILWLGASYRSFESVDAIVEFQLSSKLKIGYAYDFLIDPSLRDTSSGSHELLINYRFSFSKDRIVTPRYF